GCAGAAAAAGAGAGCCGTGCAATACTCTAAATAGTTTCTAAAAACAACATCACAGATCTTATATTATTCACTTTTGAGGTCCAAGTTAACTCAACCATTTGTTGTTATATGTTGcttatattgttttatattatgaGGGCCAGCGAACCCGATGAGGAATAAGTATTTGGCTGTGCGCATCTTTCTTGAAAACAAAGCATCTTCCTTCTCGATTCTCAGCATCTACGAAATATTCACACTTCCACTTGACAAGATCCAACGGCTTAGCGTTCCTCTCTCTTCATCCGACGGTCCCGGTTTCAAATTCCTTCCTCTGTCTCTCTTACCACCTTTTATATAAACCACCTAACCAACCACCTCTCTGCTTATCATCAAGGCAAAAAAAACATGGCCACTTTGGATTCCCCATTAGAAGCGTTGGCTTTCGAATACGCTAGCTTCGGTGTTCTTGCCATCATCAACAATGTTTGGACATGGATCGCTGTCGTGACGGCAGCCGTCAGCTTCTGGAGGATGAGAGTCACCACCATTGGAGACGACGACCGTCATGGATGTGGCTTGTTAGAGGAACAAACCGCCTCGAAATCTGGACAAGAACCACAAGCAGTAGCTGGTCCGGTTAAAGAAACGGCGGCGGCTCGAGAGGAGGAAACGGTGGTTATGAAAACGGAGGTTTGGGAGACGTTAATGTGCGATGACGGAGTGACAAAAGGGAAGATGACTGTGTACTACGAGGTAGACGTTGACGGAGGGAGGGGTGGAGACGGGGACGGAGAGTTAACGTCCGCTGTCAACTATGGAGGTGGTTTGGGTGATTGTGGAGAGTGGTGGGAGAGATGGGAAAGAGTGGTGAAGATGAGAAATGGTGATGAAGATTGGTACCGTTACGTGGACTTAATGGTGATAAACGGAAGTGTCGTAAGATTATGGGATGAAAAAAGGAGCCTGTAACGGCGGAGGGTGTTTAATTACTACATGATTACTTCAAACCTTGTTGgtttaaagtatattatttttgGTCGATTAAGTTTGAAATTTGTAGATAATGTCTCCCAAACAAGACCAGGAGCTCTTGAATTAGAATAAATCAGTATCAACTGTTTGTTGCTTCCGAAACTTTGTTCGTAGAACATTTGGACACAAGTATGGTTAATTACGCTGGTTAAGCCCAACCTAAACTTGACTACACTTTCACTCGTTAAAAACTTGACTACATGCATATATTGTTAGTGTTGGTATAAGTGTTGCAGCTTTTCTCTGAAAcaagaaaatatggaaagctaataaaaaaaataaaggtatTATTGTATGcgtagttttcatttttagttgaAGTATTGATAAATCCAACTTACGTACCATTAATTAGAAGATAAACGACATCATAAACTTACAACTAACTCATAAAGTAAACTTTGTACATACTCGTTACACAAATTGACTACTCAGAGCATACCTAGTGATTAAAACTTTAGTTAGTTGAAAGACGAACACGTAACAAAACTAATTCTCCAGCATCATAACATACAAATTACATCTACTAAACACACAACTAGTACTAGTTTTTTCATCATAAAAATCATAGCTACGAAAATAATGAAACCCACCCGCAGGATGATGATGTATTGTCACAAGAAGTTTTCCTCTTTGGTTTCATGGTCCCGGTTTTAAGCTTGGTCATTTCCTTCGTATTTACTTTGTTGTTGCACAATGCACACATCTGAATTCACCATTGTTGAATCAATTTGACTTCTGTCGATGGTTCGCTGTGTTTTGAGatttttgatttctttttttttttgtccgatGAAATCACGAGAGCTTCTAATTAGCAAACTTACTTTATGCCGTCCATATGGCTTTTTATTCATCAACCCATGCAAACTAATCAAACAAATTGTACGTTCATTAAGTTATCTTACCCACgcatttacaaaatttttatgaCCCTTTGTTCAAGGTTTCAAAATCATATGTCTAGACTCTAGAGTAACACGTAGATACCACGAATCCACGATTGTGGAGCGGTAAATCAATCGATCGAAGGTTAATTTTTGTGTCCTCTGCCCATCTAAACATGCCTTTTATTTCATTTGCTTTCTTGTGAGGATTGAATCAAGGGAAATGCAGCAGCACAAGAAAAATCAGTAGAATTTGACTACTACACATTGTCTTGAGAGATATCGAGGTGGAAGAAACCATGAACTAACCCGGAGGACAAGATCAAACATACTCCTAAGACAATGATCAAGTGGATCACCTTGCGCCAAACATTGGTCTTGAAGTATAAATGTGTAACATCCCGGGCCCGGCCCAAAAGGGAACTCAAGTGCAGGAggcccaagaagaagaaaccctaGACATAACCCCTCCCATTGCTTATAAAAGGAGAAGTTTCCCTAGGGTTCAGCCACAAGAGAGACAGCAAGCGAAGCCCTGCCCGAGCAGAACCCCGCCTCCGCCTCAAGCCGCCGCCGCTCCACCTCCGGCGAAGCCAGCCGCCAGCCGCCCGCGAAGCCCTAGCCGCCGCGACCGAGCCCCTAGCCGTCGCCTCCTTGATTCAGTTTCGTGCAAGCAACTGAGATCTGAACCCTAAAGGTAAACCTAAGATCTCTAGTTCTAAGTCATTGGAAATGACAGATCCTAAACCCCTCTCTCTCTTGTGTGAATCCAATTCTCTAACCAGATCTCGAGAAGTGACTGTTTCCCAAACCTAGATCTAGACCCACTTCTGCAAAAGCTAAGGTGAGGACTTGCTGtgaacttgtctcatgttgagTAATCAATGGGACTTAGTCCTTTGTTAATCAGATCTAGATCTTGTGTGTATGTGTGATATGTTATGTGATTGATCTTGTTTAGACGGTAGTACATGTTGAAGTGATAAGAACATAGGCATGTAGGGTGGTCAAGAAATGATGATAAGATGATGAGATGTGTTGTGAATGATAAGTGAAAGATGTAAGAATAAGTACGAATAAGGGATCATATAGAGAGTCTAAGGTTTGTAGGTGGGGTAAGTAgtccacgctaggtatccataggagatgtggcgaatccacatgaatatggaagcacccataggagatgtggcgaatccacatgaatatggggtagaagcctagtggGGGGCTACCCACTgaggaaaagaggaaaagaggaaaagaggaaaagatgaaaaggataTGCATTGTAGGGTCTTTAGTTCATGTCGGGTAGTATGGGATTCTGTGTAATAGATCTTATTAGCTCATGACTTGTGATTGTTTGCTCTTCCTGAGCTGAGTTCGTGGGTTCCTAGAACCTGCCCTCACTGAGTATTGtgtactcacccctctttttaCAGGTATGGCCGAGAGGGAGCGGGAGTAGATGTCCGTATGGTGCAAGTGTTTTCTCGAGTCTTTCATTTTGGATTCTTTTCTTTCAGCCATTTCTTCTTAAGTTTTATTCGACATTCAGTTTTTAGTTGAGTTCGGTTTTATGTAAGACagtttgagttttaataagagcTTTTTGAACGAAAAGGTTTGAGTTAAAGTATTTGATAAGGTTCATCGGGCCAAGGCcgttacaattggtatcagagcgggttaaACCCACCCGGTGCTGTCCCGGGTGGGTAGGGAAGGGTCGGGTAGAAGTAGGAAAACCCGGGTTTCAAAAGAACTTCTTCCGAACGTCTTTCTAAGTATTTCAAAAagggtttcaaaaaaaaaaaaaaaaaaaaatgcaccaCTCGGACGGAACTCCTAGCTCACTCGGTGGACAATAGAATTTGAGTAGAACCGTGGCTAATACTCCTTCACTTGTCAACAGGATGCCTCCCAAGAATGCCAGAGTTGCAAGGCCAGCAGCGGCCAACCTGAGAGCGACACGACGGGTCACCAGGTCCGCGTCTCAAGCCTCCAGCGAGGCAGAAAGCCGAAGAGGGGGCGCGCCTGAGAATGAGAACCCAGTGGAAATGCCGAACGTGGCGAATGCAGCGCTCCTGGCAGAACTGCAAAGATACCGCGACGCCTATGGGGGTCGTCTGCCCAATGGTGAAGCCGCCGCAGATGCGGGGGACAACCCCATACCACCTGGGGCGGCCCAGAATCCGCCACCACCGCCTCCACCCCCGGCAGCGCCTGCGGTGGTGCACGCCCCCGGACCCAACTACTGGGACATGCTGAGACACATGAAGAGTATGCAGACGGAGTTTTTCAATGGAAAGGCCGACGCGATTGTCGCGGATAATTGGAGACGTCAACTCGAGAGGAACTTCGCTTCTGCAAGGTGCCCACCGGAGTTCCGTAGGGACCTGGCTGCTCACTACCTTAAAGACGAAGCACTAGTGTGGTGGGACGAAGTGGTCGAAAGGTCACACGGGATACGACTGACCTGGGATGATTTCCTGGAGGCATTCAATGGGAAGTACTTTCCCTTAGAAGCCATGGACGCGAT
Above is a window of Brassica napus cultivar Da-Ae chromosome A10, Da-Ae, whole genome shotgun sequence DNA encoding:
- the LOC106371711 gene encoding uncharacterized protein LOC106371711 — its product is MATLDSPLEALAFEYASFGVLAIINNVWTWIAVVTAAVSFWRMRVTTIGDDDRHGCGLLEEQTASKSGQEPQAVAGPVKETAAAREEETVVMKTEVWETLMCDDGVTKGKMTVYYEVDVDGGRGGDGDGELTSAVNYGGGLGDCGEWWERWERVVKMRNGDEDWYRYVDLMVINGSVVRLWDEKRSL